The following coding sequences are from one Primulina eburnea isolate SZY01 chromosome 15, ASM2296580v1, whole genome shotgun sequence window:
- the LOC140813522 gene encoding probable protein phosphatase 2C 60 isoform X1 — translation MGVYLSTPKTEKFSEDGENYRLKFGLSSMQGWRATMEDAHAAIPDLDASTSFFGVYDGHGGKVVAKFCAKYLHQQMLKQEAYLADDIGTSVQKSFFRMDEMMRGQRGWRELAVLGDKMNKFTGMIEGLIWSPRGSEKNDQIDDWAFEEGPHSDFAGPTSGSTACVAIIRKDQLVVANAGDSRCVISRNGQAYNLSRDHKPDLEVERDRIFKAGGFIHAGRVNGSLNLARAIGDMEFKQNKFLPAEKQIVTANPDINIVELCDDDEFIVLACDGIWDCMSSQQLVDFIREQLKSESKLSAICEKVFDRCLAPTAGGEGCDNMTMILVQFKKITPSSTSSNDKSSTSKEIKLDSKPAEAET, via the exons ATGGGTGTATACCTCAGTACTCCCAAAACGGAGAAATTTTCTGAAGACGGTGAGAATTATAGGCTCAAGTTTGGTCTGTCTTCCATGCAGGGGTGGCGTGCTACTATGGAAGATGCT CATGCTGCAATCCCTGATTTGGATGCTTCAACTTCATTTTTTGGTGTTTACGACGGTCATGGAG GTAAGGTGGTTGCCAAATTCTGTGCTAAATACCTTCATCAGCAAATGCTCAAGCAGGAAGCATATTTAGCCGATGATATAGGAACTTCAGTCCAGAAAAGTTTTTTTAG GATGGATGAGATGATGCGGGGGCAAAGAGGGTGGAGGGAGCTGGCTGTCCTGGGAGATAAAATGAACAAGTTCACTGGCATGATAGAGGGTTTGATTTGGTCTCCAAGAGGGAGCGAAAAGAACGATCAGATTGATGATTGGGCATTCGAGGAG GGGCCACATTCTGATTTTGCTGGACCAACCTCTGGGAGCACTGCATGTGTTGCTATAATCCGGAAAGACCAGCTAGTTGTTGCAAATGCTGGTGATTCTCGCTGTGTAATTTCTAGGAATGGTCAG GCTTACAACCTTTCAAGAGACCACAAGCCTGACCTCGAGGTTGAGAGAGACAGAATCTTCAAAGCTGGTGGTTTTATCCACGCGGGTCGTGTCAATGGCAGTTTAAATCTTGCAAGGGCTATAG GTGATATGGAATTCAAGCAGAATAAGTTTTTGCCAGCCGAAAAGCAAATAGTAACTGCCAATCCAGATATAAATATA GTTGAACTTTGTGATGACGATGAGTTCATTGTGCTTGCCTGTGATGGCATTTG GGATTGCATGTCAAGCCAACAACTGGTAGATTTCATTCGTGAGCAGCTTAAATCT GAGAGTAAGCTGTCTGCTATCTGCGAAAAAGTTTTCGATAGGTGCCTGGCACCCACTGCTGGAGGCGAGGGCTGTGACAACATGACCATGATACTGGTGCAGTTCAAGAAAATCACACCATCGAGTACATCTTCAAATGACAAATCCTCCACTTCTAAGGAAATAAAGCTCGACTCAAAGCCAGCAGAGGCGGAAACATAG
- the LOC140813522 gene encoding probable protein phosphatase 2C 60 isoform X2 — translation MGVYLSTPKTEKFSEDGENYRLKFGLSSMQGWRATMEDAHAAIPDLDASTSFFGVYDGHGGKVVAKFCAKYLHQQMLKQEAYLADDIGTSVQKSFFRMDEMMRGQRGWRELAVLGDKMNKFTGMIEGLIWSPRGSEKNDQIDDWAFEEGPHSDFAGPTSGSTACVAIIRKDQLVVANAGDSRCVISRNGQAYNLSRDHKPDLEVERDRIFKAGGFIHAGRVNGSLNLARAIGDMEFKQNKFLPAEKQIVTANPDINIVELCDDDEFIVLACDGIWYARRTKTLFNLYFRCSRQSPYAGTKFSSPLHCLKKELKIVSGLHVKPTTGRFHS, via the exons ATGGGTGTATACCTCAGTACTCCCAAAACGGAGAAATTTTCTGAAGACGGTGAGAATTATAGGCTCAAGTTTGGTCTGTCTTCCATGCAGGGGTGGCGTGCTACTATGGAAGATGCT CATGCTGCAATCCCTGATTTGGATGCTTCAACTTCATTTTTTGGTGTTTACGACGGTCATGGAG GTAAGGTGGTTGCCAAATTCTGTGCTAAATACCTTCATCAGCAAATGCTCAAGCAGGAAGCATATTTAGCCGATGATATAGGAACTTCAGTCCAGAAAAGTTTTTTTAG GATGGATGAGATGATGCGGGGGCAAAGAGGGTGGAGGGAGCTGGCTGTCCTGGGAGATAAAATGAACAAGTTCACTGGCATGATAGAGGGTTTGATTTGGTCTCCAAGAGGGAGCGAAAAGAACGATCAGATTGATGATTGGGCATTCGAGGAG GGGCCACATTCTGATTTTGCTGGACCAACCTCTGGGAGCACTGCATGTGTTGCTATAATCCGGAAAGACCAGCTAGTTGTTGCAAATGCTGGTGATTCTCGCTGTGTAATTTCTAGGAATGGTCAG GCTTACAACCTTTCAAGAGACCACAAGCCTGACCTCGAGGTTGAGAGAGACAGAATCTTCAAAGCTGGTGGTTTTATCCACGCGGGTCGTGTCAATGGCAGTTTAAATCTTGCAAGGGCTATAG GTGATATGGAATTCAAGCAGAATAAGTTTTTGCCAGCCGAAAAGCAAATAGTAACTGCCAATCCAGATATAAATATA GTTGAACTTTGTGATGACGATGAGTTCATTGTGCTTGCCTGTGATGGCATTTGGTATGCTCGAAGAACTAAAACTTTGTTTAATCTGTATTTTAGATGCTCAAGGCAATCCCCTTATGCGGGTACAAAATTTTCAAGTCCACTGCACTGTTTGAAGAAAGAACTCAAGATTGTTTCA GGATTGCATGTCAAGCCAACAACTGGTAGATTTCATTCGTGA
- the LOC140813522 gene encoding probable protein phosphatase 2C 60 isoform X3 gives MGVYLSTPKTEKFSEDGENYRLKFGLSSMQGWRATMEDAHAAIPDLDASTSFFGVYDGHGGKVVAKFCAKYLHQQMLKQEAYLADDIGTSVQKSFFRMDEMMRGQRGWRELAVLGDKMNKFTGMIEGLIWSPRGSEKNDQIDDWAFEEGPHSDFAGPTSGSTACVAIIRKDQLVVANAGDSRCVISRNGQAYNLSRDHKPDLEVERDRIFKAGGFIHAGRVNGSLNLARAIGDMEFKQNKFLPAEKQIVTANPDINIVELCDDDEFIVLACDGIWDCMSSQQLVDFIREQLKSFL, from the exons ATGGGTGTATACCTCAGTACTCCCAAAACGGAGAAATTTTCTGAAGACGGTGAGAATTATAGGCTCAAGTTTGGTCTGTCTTCCATGCAGGGGTGGCGTGCTACTATGGAAGATGCT CATGCTGCAATCCCTGATTTGGATGCTTCAACTTCATTTTTTGGTGTTTACGACGGTCATGGAG GTAAGGTGGTTGCCAAATTCTGTGCTAAATACCTTCATCAGCAAATGCTCAAGCAGGAAGCATATTTAGCCGATGATATAGGAACTTCAGTCCAGAAAAGTTTTTTTAG GATGGATGAGATGATGCGGGGGCAAAGAGGGTGGAGGGAGCTGGCTGTCCTGGGAGATAAAATGAACAAGTTCACTGGCATGATAGAGGGTTTGATTTGGTCTCCAAGAGGGAGCGAAAAGAACGATCAGATTGATGATTGGGCATTCGAGGAG GGGCCACATTCTGATTTTGCTGGACCAACCTCTGGGAGCACTGCATGTGTTGCTATAATCCGGAAAGACCAGCTAGTTGTTGCAAATGCTGGTGATTCTCGCTGTGTAATTTCTAGGAATGGTCAG GCTTACAACCTTTCAAGAGACCACAAGCCTGACCTCGAGGTTGAGAGAGACAGAATCTTCAAAGCTGGTGGTTTTATCCACGCGGGTCGTGTCAATGGCAGTTTAAATCTTGCAAGGGCTATAG GTGATATGGAATTCAAGCAGAATAAGTTTTTGCCAGCCGAAAAGCAAATAGTAACTGCCAATCCAGATATAAATATA GTTGAACTTTGTGATGACGATGAGTTCATTGTGCTTGCCTGTGATGGCATTTG GGATTGCATGTCAAGCCAACAACTGGTAGATTTCATTCGTGAGCAGCTTAAATCT TTTCTGTAG
- the LOC140813522 gene encoding probable protein phosphatase 2C 60 isoform X4, giving the protein MGVYLSTPKTEKFSEDGENYRLKFGLSSMQGWRATMEDAHAAIPDLDASTSFFGVYDGHGGKVVAKFCAKYLHQQMLKQEAYLADDIGTSVQKSFFRMDEMMRGQRGWRELAVLGDKMNKFTGMIEGLIWSPRGSEKNDQIDDWAFEEGPHSDFAGPTSGSTACVAIIRKDQLVVANAGDSRCVISRNGQAYNLSRDHKPDLEVERDRIFKAGGFIHAGRVNGSLNLARAIGDMEFKQNKFLPAEKQIVTANPDINIMLKAIPLCGYKIFKSTALFEERTQDCFRIACQANNW; this is encoded by the exons ATGGGTGTATACCTCAGTACTCCCAAAACGGAGAAATTTTCTGAAGACGGTGAGAATTATAGGCTCAAGTTTGGTCTGTCTTCCATGCAGGGGTGGCGTGCTACTATGGAAGATGCT CATGCTGCAATCCCTGATTTGGATGCTTCAACTTCATTTTTTGGTGTTTACGACGGTCATGGAG GTAAGGTGGTTGCCAAATTCTGTGCTAAATACCTTCATCAGCAAATGCTCAAGCAGGAAGCATATTTAGCCGATGATATAGGAACTTCAGTCCAGAAAAGTTTTTTTAG GATGGATGAGATGATGCGGGGGCAAAGAGGGTGGAGGGAGCTGGCTGTCCTGGGAGATAAAATGAACAAGTTCACTGGCATGATAGAGGGTTTGATTTGGTCTCCAAGAGGGAGCGAAAAGAACGATCAGATTGATGATTGGGCATTCGAGGAG GGGCCACATTCTGATTTTGCTGGACCAACCTCTGGGAGCACTGCATGTGTTGCTATAATCCGGAAAGACCAGCTAGTTGTTGCAAATGCTGGTGATTCTCGCTGTGTAATTTCTAGGAATGGTCAG GCTTACAACCTTTCAAGAGACCACAAGCCTGACCTCGAGGTTGAGAGAGACAGAATCTTCAAAGCTGGTGGTTTTATCCACGCGGGTCGTGTCAATGGCAGTTTAAATCTTGCAAGGGCTATAG GTGATATGGAATTCAAGCAGAATAAGTTTTTGCCAGCCGAAAAGCAAATAGTAACTGCCAATCCAGATATAAATATA ATGCTCAAGGCAATCCCCTTATGCGGGTACAAAATTTTCAAGTCCACTGCACTGTTTGAAGAAAGAACTCAAGATTGTTTCA GGATTGCATGTCAAGCCAACAACTGGTAG